In the genome of Neofelis nebulosa isolate mNeoNeb1 chromosome 8, mNeoNeb1.pri, whole genome shotgun sequence, one region contains:
- the PFDN5 gene encoding prefoldin subunit 5: MAQSVNITELNLPQLEMLKNQLDQEVEFLSTSIAQLKVVQTKYVEAKDCLNVLNKNNEGKELLVPLTSSMYVPGKLHDVEHVLIDVGTGYYVEKTAEDAKDFFKRKIDFLTKQMEKIQPALQEKHAMKQAVMEMMSQKIQQLTALGATQATAKA, from the exons ATGGCGCAGTCAGTTAACATCACCGAGCTGAACCTGCCACAGCTAGAGATGCTCAAGAACCAGCTGGACCAG GAAGTGGAGTTCTTGTCCACGTCCATTGCCCAGCTCAAGGTGGTACAGACCAAGTATGTGGAAGCCAAGGACTGTCTGAACGTGCTGAACAAGAACAACGAGG GGAAAGAATTACTCGTCCCACTGACGAGTTCT ATGTATGTCCCGGGGAAGCTACATGATGTGGAACATGTCCTCATCGATGTGGGAACAGGCTACTATGTAGAAAAG ACAGCTGAGGATGCCAAGGACTTTTTCAAGAGGAAGATAGACTTCCTCACCAAGCAAATGGAGAAAATCCAGCCAGCTCTGCAGGAGAAGCATGCCATGAAACAGG CTGTCATGGAGATGATGAGCCAGAAGATTCAGCAGCTCACAGCCCTGGGGGCAACTCAGGCTACTGCCAAGGCCTGA